A single Desulfovibrio gilichinskyi DNA region contains:
- a CDS encoding aspartate ammonia-lyase has protein sequence MSDTEKRKMRIERDALGEMNIPVEGYYGIHTLRAVHNFPFSGYQMHPEFVRAFAMVKQACAVANVELGHMDEKIGNAVITACKDIASGNLHNEIIVDPFQGGAGTSTNMNFNEVIANRAIELLNGERGDYLLVHPLRHVNMHQSTNDVYPTALKVATLNLLIKLEAEVAELQQSLQLKEQEFRNVVKVGRTELNDAVPMTLGMTFGAFAEAVARDRWRIFKCRERIKKVNLGGTAIGTGLGASRDYILCAAGKLKQITGLPVSRAENLIDVTQNMDSFVEVSGFLKAYAVNLVKISSDLRLLASGPATGLGEIKLPTLQAGSSIMAGKVNPVMPEAATQISLKVMGNDQTITLAASMGQLELNHLLPLIAHSLLESLTLLVNVTKGLSENCIAGITADHDRCKKHVEKSYALATVLVPVLGYERVENILTDAKNAGRTIREELIHQDIASPEEIDEILSPNRLCKLGYVAADLRWIK, from the coding sequence ATGTCGGATACCGAAAAAAGAAAAATGCGGATCGAAAGAGACGCACTTGGCGAAATGAATATCCCGGTTGAGGGTTATTACGGTATTCATACTTTAAGAGCCGTGCATAATTTCCCGTTTTCGGGTTATCAAATGCATCCGGAATTCGTTCGCGCCTTTGCCATGGTTAAACAAGCTTGCGCAGTTGCAAATGTTGAACTTGGGCACATGGATGAAAAAATAGGTAACGCTGTTATCACAGCGTGCAAAGACATAGCTTCCGGCAATCTCCATAATGAAATCATTGTTGATCCTTTTCAAGGCGGAGCCGGAACTTCGACCAATATGAACTTCAACGAAGTTATCGCCAATCGCGCGATTGAACTTCTAAATGGTGAGCGTGGCGATTATTTGCTGGTACATCCTCTAAGACATGTGAATATGCATCAGTCCACCAATGACGTGTACCCCACGGCTTTAAAGGTGGCCACGCTCAACCTTTTAATAAAACTTGAAGCTGAAGTGGCAGAACTCCAACAGTCACTTCAGCTTAAAGAACAAGAATTCCGAAATGTTGTAAAAGTCGGGCGAACTGAATTAAATGATGCTGTGCCCATGACTTTAGGCATGACCTTCGGAGCTTTTGCGGAAGCTGTAGCACGGGACAGATGGAGAATTTTCAAGTGCCGAGAAAGGATCAAAAAAGTTAATCTAGGTGGAACCGCTATCGGAACCGGGCTTGGAGCTTCGCGCGATTACATCCTATGCGCAGCAGGAAAACTAAAGCAGATAACGGGCCTGCCTGTTTCGCGTGCTGAGAATTTAATCGACGTTACACAAAATATGGATTCCTTTGTTGAGGTTTCAGGATTCCTTAAAGCATACGCTGTAAATCTGGTTAAAATATCATCTGATTTGCGTTTGCTTGCCAGCGGACCTGCAACCGGCCTTGGTGAAATTAAGCTCCCGACTCTTCAGGCCGGATCTTCAATCATGGCAGGTAAAGTTAACCCTGTCATGCCGGAAGCGGCAACACAGATCTCGTTAAAGGTTATGGGAAATGATCAAACCATTACCCTAGCCGCCTCGATGGGACAGTTAGAGTTAAACCACTTGCTTCCGCTTATTGCACATTCTTTGCTCGAATCCCTGACGCTTTTAGTTAATGTAACTAAAGGGCTTTCAGAAAATTGTATTGCGGGAATAACCGCTGACCATGACAGGTGTAAAAAGCACGTTGAAAAAAGCTATGCCCTCGCAACAGTTCTGGTTCCGGTGCTGGGATATGAACGGGTTGAAAATATTCTGACAGATGCAAAAAATGCAGGAAGAACAATCCGCGAAGAATTGATACATCAAGATATTGCTTCACCAGAAGAAATTGATGAAATTTTATCCCCGAACAGACTTTGCAAACTCGGTTACGTAGCTGCTGACCTCCGCTGGATTAAATAA
- the hydE gene encoding [FeFe] hydrogenase H-cluster radical SAM maturase HydE, with product MYELSKLEILNYLNGHNDDELFELADQTRKYIFGNEIFIRAIVEFSNVCNKKCFYCGLRAPNSKINRYRLDLPTILEAAETAASNGARTIVLQSGDDFSYTKKQIGELVTELKNRYDVAVTLSVGDRGLDEYAYWAQCGADRCLIKLETSNPELYEKIRSGESFEARLHRIKSLRDMGYEIGSGIIVGLPGSNIKDILQDLLFLTDLKLDMIAAGPFIPHPDTPFAECAAGDLLLSYRVTALLRILNPGANIPATSALDSFDSRGRELGLGRGCNVIMPSVTPSAHRADYNIYPGKNSVAIDVSDSLFQTENMIRNLNFIPSSSKGFSRRSKNVQ from the coding sequence ATGTACGAACTCAGTAAACTGGAAATTCTGAACTACTTAAACGGTCACAATGATGATGAACTTTTTGAACTTGCCGATCAGACAAGAAAATATATATTTGGAAATGAAATTTTCATTCGTGCAATTGTTGAATTTTCAAATGTTTGCAACAAAAAATGTTTTTATTGCGGGCTTAGAGCTCCGAATTCTAAAATAAATCGTTACCGCCTTGATCTACCTACAATTTTGGAAGCAGCCGAAACGGCAGCGTCAAACGGAGCACGGACAATTGTTTTACAGTCAGGAGACGATTTCAGCTACACAAAAAAGCAGATTGGTGAATTGGTTACGGAACTTAAGAATCGTTACGACGTTGCAGTCACCTTATCCGTTGGGGACCGCGGACTTGATGAATATGCTTATTGGGCGCAGTGCGGCGCAGACCGCTGTCTAATTAAGCTTGAAACTTCAAACCCTGAGTTATATGAAAAAATCAGGAGCGGCGAATCGTTCGAAGCAAGGCTTCATCGCATAAAATCACTGCGTGATATGGGCTACGAAATAGGTTCAGGCATCATTGTCGGCTTACCAGGTTCAAACATAAAAGATATTTTGCAGGACCTTCTGTTTTTGACTGATCTTAAGCTGGATATGATTGCAGCAGGCCCTTTTATTCCACACCCTGATACTCCCTTTGCAGAGTGTGCTGCCGGAGATTTATTACTCTCGTACCGGGTAACCGCCCTGCTCCGCATTTTAAATCCCGGAGCCAATATTCCGGCTACATCTGCTCTTGATTCTTTTGATTCAAGAGGCAGAGAACTCGGACTCGGCAGAGGGTGCAACGTAATAATGCCTTCTGTCACCCCATCTGCACATCGCGCTGATTACAACATTTATCCCGGTAAAAATTCTGTTGCAATTGATGTTTCAGATTCTCTATTTCAAACTGAAAATATGATCAGAAATTTAAACTTCATCCCCTCATCTTCGAAAGGATTTTCAAGAAGGAGCAAGAATGTCCAATAA
- a CDS encoding TM1266 family iron-only hydrogenase system putative regulator: MDKRLGIIGITIKNRFQSAPKVNQTLSEHGDIIVGRMGLPFREKGVNVIGIIIEATTDEVGALTGKLGMLDGVKVKSLLV, encoded by the coding sequence ATGGATAAACGGTTAGGAATCATTGGCATAACGATTAAAAATCGATTTCAATCTGCACCGAAAGTCAATCAGACACTCAGTGAACACGGTGATATAATCGTCGGACGTATGGGCCTTCCTTTCCGCGAAAAAGGTGTAAACGTTATCGGTATCATTATAGAAGCTACTACCGATGAAGTTGGAGCTTTGACGGGAAAACTCGGGATGCTTGACGGTGTTAAAGTTAAATCACTTCTAGTTTAA
- a CDS encoding TRAP transporter small permease subunit: MPKAIKIYVKYIDAINCRVGHLSLYLVFVMMGILLLSSIARAIFNTPLIWAVEMAQFTMAAYYLLGGGFSMILRAHVRMDVFYSQWSEKRRAVTDTITSFFLIFYLGVLLYGGLSSTAYSLEYGQRNYSAWAPPMSPIKIIMVIGITLMLLQSFSNFFKDVAKATGREIK, translated from the coding sequence ATGCCTAAAGCAATTAAAATCTACGTCAAATATATAGACGCGATAAATTGCCGTGTCGGGCATCTATCGTTGTATCTCGTATTTGTGATGATGGGCATTCTGCTTTTGTCATCCATTGCGAGAGCTATATTCAACACACCGCTGATCTGGGCGGTGGAGATGGCTCAGTTTACCATGGCAGCATATTATCTGCTCGGCGGAGGATTTTCTATGATCCTCAGAGCACACGTTCGCATGGACGTTTTTTACAGTCAATGGTCGGAAAAAAGAAGAGCTGTCACAGACACGATTACTTCATTCTTCCTGATTTTCTATTTGGGAGTCCTGCTTTACGGCGGCCTTTCAAGTACTGCCTATTCACTTGAGTACGGACAGAGAAACTATTCTGCTTGGGCACCGCCTATGTCGCCGATCAAAATAATTATGGTCATCGGTATAACCCTGATGCTGCTTCAGTCCTTCTCTAATTTCTTTAAGGACGTAGCAAAAGCCACAGGGAGAGAAATTAAATGA
- the hydG gene encoding [FeFe] hydrogenase H-cluster radical SAM maturase HydG: protein MKNINNSGHNLKSFIDEDLIWSEMEKATNPEPAQVRDILTKAKERKGLTPFEAAVLLKNTDKDLDNEIFETAMEVKRGIYGNRLVLFAPLYISNECVNQCAYCGFNAENKDLNRRTLSSEEIRKEVEVLEKIGHKRLLLVYGEHPKYNADWIAQTVRDVYSVTSDKSGEIRRVNINCAPLDVDGFKKLHDVGIGTYQCFHESYHQETYKKVHLAGKKTDYLWRLYAMHRAQEAGIDDVGMGALFGLFDPIFEVMGLLYHAKQLEKDCGVGPHTISFPRIEPAQGSELAFNPPYLSSNHNFKKVVAVLRLAVPYTGLILTTRENADFRTELLEVGVSQISAGSRTYPGAYSDPQYDRPDVQQFCIGDSRSLDEVIRSLIEGEQSYVPSWCTACYRLGRTGEHFMELAKTGFIQKFCLPNGLLTFKEYLEDYGSEETKKLGNELIRKELDSYADPDRRKLLTDRVTRMEAGERDLYL, encoded by the coding sequence ATGAAAAATATTAATAATTCTGGGCACAATCTTAAATCATTTATAGATGAAGATCTTATCTGGTCTGAAATGGAAAAAGCAACCAACCCTGAACCTGCTCAGGTTAGGGATATTCTTACCAAAGCAAAAGAAAGAAAAGGTCTTACCCCATTTGAAGCCGCTGTGCTTCTTAAAAATACCGATAAAGATCTGGATAACGAAATTTTTGAAACAGCTATGGAAGTCAAACGAGGAATCTACGGAAACAGATTAGTCCTTTTTGCTCCTCTGTATATTTCCAACGAATGCGTCAACCAATGCGCATACTGCGGATTCAACGCAGAAAACAAAGATTTAAATCGCAGAACACTAAGTTCAGAAGAAATCCGCAAAGAAGTAGAAGTTCTGGAAAAGATCGGTCACAAAAGACTTTTGCTGGTTTACGGAGAACATCCTAAATATAATGCAGACTGGATTGCTCAAACAGTACGCGATGTTTATTCAGTAACCTCAGATAAAAGCGGCGAAATTCGCCGGGTAAATATTAACTGTGCTCCTCTGGATGTTGACGGTTTCAAAAAACTTCATGATGTCGGCATCGGTACTTACCAGTGTTTTCATGAGTCATACCATCAGGAAACATATAAAAAAGTTCATCTGGCTGGCAAAAAAACTGATTATTTATGGAGACTCTATGCCATGCATCGTGCACAGGAAGCAGGGATAGATGACGTAGGAATGGGTGCACTCTTCGGCTTATTTGATCCTATCTTTGAGGTTATGGGACTTCTTTACCATGCTAAACAGCTCGAAAAAGACTGCGGAGTCGGCCCTCATACTATTTCATTCCCCAGAATTGAACCGGCTCAGGGATCAGAGCTTGCTTTCAATCCTCCTTACCTGTCATCCAACCATAATTTCAAAAAGGTTGTAGCGGTACTCCGCCTTGCTGTTCCGTACACAGGGCTTATTCTGACAACCCGTGAAAATGCCGATTTCCGCACAGAGCTGCTTGAAGTCGGAGTTTCACAGATCTCTGCCGGTTCAAGAACCTATCCCGGAGCATACAGTGATCCTCAATATGATCGTCCAGATGTCCAGCAGTTCTGTATAGGTGACAGCCGCAGTCTTGATGAAGTTATCCGCAGCCTTATCGAGGGTGAACAAAGCTATGTCCCGTCATGGTGTACGGCGTGTTACCGTCTCGGCCGTACTGGTGAACATTTTATGGAACTTGCCAAAACAGGATTTATACAAAAATTCTGTCTGCCGAACGGTCTTTTGACCTTTAAAGAATATCTGGAAGATTACGGTTCAGAAGAAACTAAAAAACTTGGTAATGAACTTATCCGCAAAGAACTTGATAGTTATGCCGACCCTGATCGAAGAAAGTTGCTAACTGACAGAGTTACTCGTATGGAAGCAGGTGAGAGAGATCTTTACCTGTAA
- the eutC gene encoding ethanolamine ammonia-lyase subunit EutC, translating into MKENRPEIITVDPWSELKKFTDARISLGRCGISLPLKESLSFKLAHAKARDAVHLSFKIDELKSELEESGHPCLTLKSSADDRMEYLTRPDKGRVLSAESRELLEKQETGYDVCVAVGDGLSSRAIHENGYNFIHAFMPLLEQAGIKATPVCLIENSRVAIADEIGSILSAKLSVILIGERPGLSSPNSMGIYLTYNPKPGTTDEARNCISNVRDGGLSIADGVQKLAYLVEQALITKKSGVELKDKMPANYLPFNEIKMIS; encoded by the coding sequence ATGAAAGAAAACAGACCTGAAATTATAACTGTTGACCCTTGGTCCGAGCTTAAAAAATTTACTGATGCCCGTATTTCACTTGGAAGATGCGGAATCAGTCTGCCTCTCAAAGAATCTCTTTCATTCAAACTTGCTCATGCAAAAGCGCGTGACGCTGTTCATTTGTCATTTAAAATTGATGAACTTAAGTCGGAACTTGAAGAAAGCGGACACCCCTGCCTTACGCTTAAGAGCAGCGCTGATGACAGAATGGAATATTTAACTCGGCCAGATAAAGGCAGAGTTTTAAGTGCTGAATCACGTGAATTACTTGAAAAACAGGAAACAGGATATGACGTGTGTGTGGCTGTAGGGGATGGACTCTCATCTCGCGCAATTCATGAAAACGGATATAATTTTATTCATGCATTTATGCCTTTGCTTGAGCAGGCAGGAATTAAAGCGACTCCTGTCTGTTTGATTGAAAACAGCCGCGTTGCAATTGCAGATGAGATTGGAAGTATTCTTTCGGCAAAGCTTTCAGTGATACTTATTGGAGAAAGACCGGGGCTTAGTTCACCTAATTCAATGGGAATTTATCTGACCTACAATCCTAAGCCCGGCACCACTGACGAAGCTCGCAACTGTATTTCAAATGTACGTGACGGCGGTTTAAGTATCGCAGACGGCGTTCAAAAGTTGGCTTACTTAGTTGAGCAGGCTTTGATTACAAAGAAATCAGGCGTAGAACTTAAGGACAAGATGCCAGCTAATTACTTGCCGTTTAATGAGATTAAAATGATCAGTTAG
- the hydF gene encoding [FeFe] hydrogenase H-cluster maturation GTPase HydF — MSNKAPRGVRLVITLAGRRNAGKSSLINAIVDQDISIVSDQPGTTTDAVAKHYELLPLGPVTFYDTAGLDDTGELGELRIKATQKVLWRSDVALVVIGEEGITDYEKNIISNICELKIPFVILFNKNDLRTPSAEELNYCRENNFPFLEVSATTGLNIKEIKKAIIELSPDEMKQTPVLAGDLFGEGDWVVCVVPIDLAAPKGRLILPQVQVIREILDCDAVAVTVKDREIEETLSNMKRKPALVITDSQVVLTVAGDVPDDIPLTTFSTLFARFKGDLPSLVKGAEAIDTLENGDIVLVGEACSHHDVADDIGRVKIPRWVTQYTGKNVKFETYAGHDFPEDLEKYKLVIHCGACMLNRTEMLRRVTECNRRGVPITNYGVAISKVQGVLERIIAPFNL; from the coding sequence ATGTCCAATAAAGCACCACGCGGAGTCAGACTGGTTATAACTCTGGCAGGAAGACGAAATGCCGGAAAATCCTCTCTGATAAATGCAATTGTAGACCAAGATATCTCTATTGTTTCAGACCAGCCGGGAACGACTACCGACGCAGTTGCCAAACATTATGAACTGCTTCCGCTCGGCCCGGTAACTTTTTACGATACAGCAGGACTTGATGATACAGGCGAACTTGGAGAACTTCGGATAAAAGCCACCCAGAAAGTTTTATGGAGATCTGATGTTGCCCTTGTTGTGATCGGAGAAGAAGGCATCACCGATTATGAAAAAAATATTATCAGCAACATATGTGAACTTAAAATTCCATTCGTTATCCTGTTTAATAAAAACGATCTGCGTACTCCTTCAGCGGAAGAACTCAATTACTGCCGTGAAAACAATTTTCCATTCTTAGAAGTTTCCGCAACAACGGGCTTAAACATTAAGGAAATAAAAAAAGCCATCATTGAATTGTCACCGGATGAAATGAAACAAACACCTGTTCTAGCCGGAGACCTTTTCGGAGAAGGAGACTGGGTTGTCTGTGTTGTTCCGATTGATCTGGCTGCGCCTAAAGGAAGACTTATTTTACCTCAAGTTCAAGTCATACGGGAAATTCTGGACTGTGACGCGGTAGCCGTCACTGTTAAAGACCGCGAAATTGAAGAAACTCTATCAAACATGAAACGTAAGCCTGCTCTGGTCATTACAGATTCACAAGTAGTGCTGACCGTTGCGGGTGATGTTCCGGACGACATTCCGTTAACCACTTTTTCAACTCTTTTTGCCCGCTTTAAAGGTGATTTACCAAGCCTTGTCAAAGGCGCGGAAGCTATTGATACTCTTGAAAACGGAGACATTGTGCTTGTGGGAGAAGCCTGCTCACATCACGACGTTGCGGATGACATCGGACGGGTGAAAATACCGCGCTGGGTCACCCAATATACAGGGAAGAACGTCAAATTTGAAACATATGCAGGACACGATTTCCCGGAAGATCTTGAAAAGTACAAACTGGTAATTCATTGCGGCGCATGTATGCTGAATCGCACCGAAATGCTGCGAAGAGTTACAGAATGTAATCGCAGAGGAGTACCCATAACCAATTACGGAGTTGCAATTTCAAAAGTGCAGGGAGTGCTTGAAAGGATTATTGCACCGTTTAATTTATAG
- a CDS encoding ethanolamine ammonia-lyase subunit EutB yields MSTLKKDKKSLRTLLALASPLRSGDVLAGVAAGTEEERILAQIELSEVPLTRFLNEPVIAYEKDEVTRLIIDDHDKEAFAPVSSFTVGEFRDWLLTDAVSTDVLTKLAPGITPEMAAAVSKLMRMQDLILVASKCQVITKFRNTLGLPGRFSVRLQPNHPTDDLKGIAASTLDGLCYGAGDAVIGINPATDNVENITRLMCMLDDIVEKHSIPTQTCVLTHVTTTMEAIKAGAPVDLCFQSIAGTEGANASFGVSLSLLQEAYEATLSLGRGTVGNNVMYFETGQGSALSANAHHGVDQQTLEARAYAVARKFKPLLVNTVVGFIGPEYLYNGKQIQRAGLEDLFCGKLLGLPMGVDVCYTNHAEADQDDMDVLLTLLGNARCNFIMGVPGADDIMLNYQSTSFHDACYLRKLLNLKPAPEFEAWLEKIGIHDEKGKLLPASGSNSLMAITQGL; encoded by the coding sequence ATGAGTACACTAAAGAAAGATAAAAAAAGTTTAAGAACACTACTGGCTTTGGCTTCACCGCTTCGTTCCGGCGATGTCTTGGCAGGCGTTGCAGCAGGAACAGAAGAAGAACGAATTTTAGCACAGATAGAACTCTCTGAAGTTCCTTTAACAAGGTTTCTAAATGAACCTGTTATTGCTTATGAAAAAGATGAAGTTACACGTCTTATTATCGACGATCACGACAAAGAAGCCTTTGCACCTGTAAGCAGTTTCACTGTTGGAGAATTCCGCGACTGGCTTCTTACAGACGCAGTTTCAACTGATGTGCTTACAAAACTTGCACCGGGCATCACTCCTGAAATGGCGGCCGCGGTTTCAAAGCTTATGCGTATGCAGGATTTGATTCTTGTCGCATCTAAATGTCAGGTCATTACAAAATTTCGCAATACCTTGGGGTTGCCCGGCAGATTTTCTGTGCGCTTGCAGCCTAATCACCCGACTGATGATTTGAAAGGAATAGCCGCTTCAACTTTAGACGGGCTGTGTTATGGCGCAGGTGACGCTGTTATCGGCATCAATCCAGCTACGGATAATGTTGAAAATATTACCCGCTTGATGTGTATGCTGGATGATATAGTTGAAAAACATTCCATCCCCACGCAGACATGTGTTCTGACCCACGTTACAACAACAATGGAAGCGATTAAGGCCGGAGCTCCGGTTGATCTTTGCTTTCAATCCATTGCAGGAACTGAAGGTGCTAACGCCAGTTTCGGTGTCAGTTTGAGTTTGCTTCAGGAGGCATATGAAGCAACGCTTTCACTTGGGCGCGGAACAGTTGGAAACAATGTTATGTATTTTGAGACAGGGCAGGGAAGTGCTTTGTCTGCGAATGCTCACCACGGTGTTGATCAGCAGACGCTTGAAGCCAGAGCTTACGCTGTTGCCCGTAAATTTAAACCGTTACTTGTAAACACAGTAGTCGGGTTTATCGGTCCTGAATATTTGTATAACGGAAAGCAGATTCAGCGCGCCGGTTTGGAAGATCTCTTTTGCGGTAAACTGCTCGGATTACCGATGGGAGTGGATGTTTGCTACACCAACCATGCGGAAGCTGATCAGGATGATATGGATGTGCTTTTGACTTTGCTCGGGAATGCCAGATGCAACTTTATCATGGGGGTTCCCGGTGCGGATGATATTATGCTCAACTATCAATCCACTTCATTTCACGATGCCTGTTATCTGCGTAAATTACTGAATTTAAAACCTGCACCTGAATTTGAGGCATGGCTTGAAAAAATAGGCATTCATGATGAAAAAGGAAAGTTATTGCCCGCCTCCGGTTCTAATTCATTGATGGCCATAACACAGGGATTATAA
- a CDS encoding iron hydrogenase small subunit has translation MKMKRRSFLKACGVLTGYAMLSVNIASEAFAAAMSFVALRQKSVYATDANPKIYKFRKSQNNPMITKIYNKDSGFLHDGPCGHKSHELLHTEYIDRSAKLSALKAKGYKFNF, from the coding sequence ATGAAAATGAAAAGACGCAGTTTCTTAAAAGCTTGTGGAGTACTTACCGGTTACGCGATGCTCAGTGTGAACATTGCTTCCGAAGCTTTTGCCGCAGCAATGAGTTTTGTAGCTTTGAGGCAGAAATCTGTTTACGCAACAGATGCAAACCCCAAAATATACAAATTCAGAAAATCACAGAATAACCCGATGATCACCAAAATATATAATAAAGATAGCGGTTTTCTGCATGACGGACCTTGCGGACATAAGTCCCATGAGTTGCTTCATACGGAATACATTGATCGCAGTGCTAAGCTAAGTGCCCTTAAAGCCAAAGGGTATAAGTTTAACTTCTAG
- a CDS encoding TRAP transporter large permease codes for MSHEMIALMMFSTLMVMLMTGQRVFGAIGFIGAASSLFLWGNGGAEMPFNASISLLNWYPLLTLPLFIYMGYMLSESSIANDLYKMLHVWMGSLNGGLAIGTIVLMVAISAMNGLSVAGMAIGSSIALPEMLKRNYDKRMVTGVIQAGSSLGIMVPPSIVLVLYGMIARQPVSRLWLAGVFPGLLFAVMFIIYIVVRCKIQPELGPALSLEERNVSKAEKFKLLGAGILPLAIIFSVTGLFMMGVTSLVESSAVGAVAATLAAWGKGRLTKKVMDNTLHQTLSVSCMFMWIILAALCFGAVFDGLGAVHAIERLFIQEWGLSPWGVLIMMQVSYIVMGMFLDDTAMLVIVAPLYIPLIITLGFNPIWYGVLYTVTCQIAYMTPPFGYNLFLMKAMAPKEVTLVDIYSSIVPFVILMVIGLCLIMAFPQIALYLPDMYFSS; via the coding sequence ATGAGTCATGAAATGATAGCCCTCATGATGTTCTCAACACTCATGGTCATGTTAATGACCGGGCAGCGAGTGTTCGGAGCAATCGGATTTATCGGCGCGGCGTCATCACTGTTCCTTTGGGGGAACGGCGGAGCAGAGATGCCTTTTAATGCCAGTATTTCACTTCTTAACTGGTATCCGCTTTTAACATTGCCTCTGTTTATTTACATGGGGTATATGCTTTCTGAATCCAGTATTGCGAACGATCTGTATAAAATGCTGCATGTCTGGATGGGATCTTTAAACGGCGGTCTTGCCATAGGAACAATCGTTTTGATGGTTGCTATTTCCGCCATGAACGGACTCAGTGTTGCCGGAATGGCAATCGGAAGCAGTATAGCCTTGCCGGAGATGCTGAAGCGAAATTATGACAAGCGAATGGTCACAGGGGTTATTCAGGCGGGGTCCTCACTCGGGATTATGGTTCCGCCAAGTATCGTACTTGTTCTGTATGGTATGATCGCCCGTCAGCCAGTAAGCCGTTTGTGGTTGGCTGGGGTTTTTCCGGGGCTTCTATTTGCCGTAATGTTTATTATCTACATTGTTGTTCGTTGTAAAATTCAGCCGGAACTCGGACCTGCACTTTCACTTGAAGAACGCAATGTCAGCAAGGCTGAAAAATTTAAACTGCTCGGCGCAGGAATTTTGCCTCTCGCAATTATATTCTCCGTAACCGGACTTTTTATGATGGGCGTAACAAGCCTTGTTGAAAGCTCAGCTGTCGGCGCAGTTGCCGCAACTTTAGCAGCATGGGGTAAAGGTCGCTTAACTAAAAAAGTCATGGATAATACTCTGCATCAGACTCTCAGTGTCAGCTGTATGTTTATGTGGATTATTCTTGCAGCTCTTTGTTTCGGAGCTGTGTTCGATGGTCTCGGCGCAGTTCATGCCATCGAGCGACTCTTTATTCAAGAATGGGGACTTAGTCCTTGGGGCGTTCTCATCATGATGCAGGTTTCCTACATCGTTATGGGAATGTTTCTTGATGATACCGCAATGCTGGTTATTGTTGCGCCGCTTTACATTCCGCTTATTATCACACTCGGTTTCAATCCGATTTGGTATGGCGTACTTTACACAGTAACATGTCAGATTGCATATATGACTCCGCCTTTCGGTTACAACCTTTTCCTTATGAAGGCTATGGCTCCGAAGGAAGTTACTCTGGTGGATATTTATAGTTCTATTGTTCCGTTTGTAATATTGATGGTCATCGGCCTCTGCCTGATTATGGCTTTCCCTCAGATCGCTCTATACTTGCCAGATATGTACTTTAGCAGTTAG